A single Anopheles maculipalpis chromosome 3RL, idAnoMacuDA_375_x, whole genome shotgun sequence DNA region contains:
- the LOC126561487 gene encoding uncharacterized protein LOC126561487 → MGIRKCIVPDCPSSSARPEDRGVTYHKIPYLEDMKRLWIVACHLPDDYFATKGSNVCSRHFRKADFQEFKGKKYVLKFGVIPTIFAWTIAKPSADEASKSGQKASKGKEDGMKGQKVVKVKEEFFHEVGDNDENIVLKEDAKVSALLKKDTSQKEQKTPAKRKSIPSSKRASSSGISGKKGSATPAKQARTEQPPVASSTKKQSPKKAAREDSKQPVASETQPAVAVDADEPEPAGGGAEKPIDFTPGTKIEAQDFSGTWHAAKLVEVDTEDREVLVQFDKTDKLKSTTLEEWISMDSVRLRPISNTNYSVGEKVFARWSDSRKFKATIKSIVEHNMYEVVFDDGFAKICKASHISRIKRSEEAKADTGEKDAEGDDTEANATIKTEPGEEGAEGSVGGLLSVNQLRIPQVVKLSELPDIPQTGEWCCHWMNDYPVGESSEVDLRGGRVYTVIVPDWRLPEGWVKHIFQRITTFGKMDILLVSPSGKVLRSRQELKKYLDEIGETYDPNVYDFGLHVKRAKQLRFFHYTQEYKDSFLPKPAQEPMLLNTEVNIGSVKVKIIDNLFQCPEEDCLKTFRKENHLQIHIKHYHKELAKGLGDIPNMQDLAALRTPIELLDSPKPVSRKSQVASTPKSTGTPVVVKQEKMEEDELIIPDVLVENATMQDSKPIKEDVLKYPKKMETDKPDTDKPETNVNPDVVEPSSGQETSADPSAPSTSTSAAIPKSKPPSSKVPKIKLFSQKKSSDDSKKVRHGMVSKKKSSRSKKSRSRRSRPARRRVNRTAPAVRTSDTSLHGSYSYGNYSGTFHNEVGGGFYDDSINASVGGSATGLVDENGEVIKIVRMRKEEIINCICKVTEEDGLMVQCEMCLCWQHAFCQNIRNSAEVPDTYVCSICRYPYRGRVSKRYAHDQDWLYEGKLAVAKYHAANSKHAQRFDILKNSHTLTGNLLELKRFMHSLQVKINIAEKKDHPKMYLWSKKWEKSPPRGDGSSSTSMGGGDKHGEGGDQQQMPQIPVPEAPIDPAECQAILLDHIQKQQNDAMGRLQAIEAQIIGLEAYDEKADLLESPTAKNYPKTKQTIHMLLNDLLKMKKIAEIHTDLHNLSVQ, encoded by the exons ATGGGTATTCGCAAGTGCATCGTGCCGGATTGCCCGTCGTCATCGGCACGTCCGGAAGATCGTGGCGTTACGTACCACAAAATACCCTACCTAGAGGATATGAAGCGCTTGTGGATTGTTGCCTGCCATTTGCCGGACGATTACTTTGCAACGAAGGGCTCGAACGTATGCAGCCGTCACTTCCGGAAGGCAGATTTTCAGGAATTTAAGGGCAAAAAGTATGTGCTCAAGTTTGGTGTTATTCCAACGATATTTGCGTGGACCATCGCAAAGCCATCGGCGGACGAAGCTTCCAAGAGTGGCCAGAAAGCGtcgaaaggaaaggaagatgGAATGAAGGGACAGAAGGTGGTAAAGGTTAAGGAAGAATTTTTCCACGAAGTGGGTGataatgatgaaaatattgtGCTGAAAGAGGACGCAAAGGTATCAGCGTTGTTGAAAAAAGACACCTCACAGAAGGAGCAGAAAACGCCTGCCAAAAGAAAGTCCATACCATCGTCGAAGCGTGCTAGCAGCAGTGGCATCAGCGGTAAGAAAGGGTCAGCAACGCCGGCCAAACAAGCACGCACCGAGCAACCGCCGGTTGCATCATCCACCAAGAAGCAATCGCCGAAAAAAGCAGCCAGAGAAGATTCAAAGCAACCTGTTGCCAGCGAAACGCAGCCAGCTGTTGCTGTAGATGCAGATGAGCCTGAGCCGGCTGGGGGAGGTGCAGAAAAGCCAATCGATTTTACTCCCGGCACAAAGATCGAGGCACAGGATTTTAGCGGTACATGGCATGCGGCCAAACTGGTCGAAGTAGACACCGAAGACCGGGAGGTGTTGGTGCAGTTCGATAAGACAGATAAACTTAAATCGACCACGCTGGAAGAATGGATATCGATGGACAGTGTTCGGCTGCGTCCCATTTCCAACACAAACTACAGCGTCGGTGAAAAGGTGTTTGCCCGGTGGAGTGATTCGCGGAAGTTTAAGGCCACAATTAAAAGCATTGTTGAGCACAACATGTACGAGGTGGTGTTTGATGATGGATTTGCAAAGATCTGCAAAGCGTCACACATTAGTCGCATTAAACGGTCCGAGGAGGCGAAGGCGGACACGGGCGAAAAGGACGCTGAGGGGGATGATACTGAAGCGAATGCAACGATAAAGACAGAACCGGGAGAAGAAGGGGCCGAAGGTAGTGTCGGAGGGCTGCTATCAGTGAACCAGCTTCGTATTCCGCAGGTTGTAAAGTTGAGCGAACTGCCGGATATTCCACAAACCGGTGAATGGTGCTGCCACTGGATGAACGATTATCCGGTCGGGGAATCGTCCGAGGTGGATCTGCGGGGCGGCCGGGTGTACACAGTGATAGTGCCCGATTGGCGCCTGCCGGAAGGATGGGTGAAACACATCTTTCAGCGCATAACGACGTTCGGGAAGATGGACATACTGTTGGTTAGTCCGTCCGGGAAGGTGCTCCGTTCGAGGCAGGAGCTGAAAAAGTATCTAGACGAAATCGGTGAAACGTACGATCCGAACGTGTATGACTTTGGATTGCATGTGAAGCGGGCGAAACAGCTGCGATTCTTTCACTACACCCAAGAGTACAAGGATAGCTTCCTGCCCAAACCGGCGCAAGAACCGATGCTGCTAAATACCGAGGTAAACATCGGCTCGGTGAAGGTGAAAATCATTGACAATTTGTTCCAATGTCCAGAGGAAGATTGTTTGAAAACGTTCCGGAAGGAGAACCATCTTCAAATACACATCAAACACTATCACAAGGAGCTAGCGAAGGGTTTGGGGGACATTCCAAACATGCAAGATTTGGCCGCTCTACGAACTCCGATCGAATTGCTTGATTCGCCGAAACCGGTGAGCCGTAAATCGCAGGTCGCTTCTACACCGAAATCAACAGGAACGCCCGTTGTTGTGAAGCAAGAAAAGATGGAAGAGGATGAACTGATCATACCGGATgtgttggtggaaaatgcGACGATGCAGGACAGCAAACCGATTAAGGAAGATGTGTTGAAGTATCCTAAAAAAATGGAGACAGATAAACCAGACACAGACAAGCCAGAAACGAATGTGAACCCAGATGTTGTAGAACCATCCAGTGGACAAGAAACATCCGCCGATCCTAGCGCACCTTCAACGTCTACTTCAGCCGCAATTCCAAaatcgaaaccaccaagtagTAAGGTaccaaaaattaaacttttcagTCAGAAAAAATCATCCGATGACTCGAAAAAGGTACGCCACGGTATGGTGTCGAAGAAGAAATCATCGCGATCGAAGAAATCGCGATCAAGACGATCGCGACCAGCGCGACGTCGGGTGAATCGTACGGCACCGGCCGTCCGTACGAGCGATACGAGCCTTCACGGGTCGTACTCGTACGGGAACTATAGTGGAACGTTCCACAATGAGGTGGGTGGCGGATTTTATGACGATTCGATAAATGCCAGTGTCGGCGGATCGGCAACCGGGCTGGTCGATGAGAATGGTGAGGTCATAAAGATTGTTCGTATGCGCAAGGAGGAAATCATTAACTGCATCTGCAAGGTAACGGAAGAGGACGGATTGATGGTACAGTGTGAGATGTGTCTCTGCTGGCAGCATGCCTTTTGTCAGAACATTCGGAACAGTGCCGAGGTGCCGGATACGTACGTTTGCAGCATCTGTCGCTATCCGTATCGGGGCCGTGTTTCGAAGCGGTACGCACACGATCAGGATTGGCTGTACGAGGGAAAGCTGGCGGTGGCAAAGTATCATGCGGCCAATTCGAAGCACGCGCAGCGGTTCGATATACTGAAAAACTCGCACACCCTGACGGGCAATCTGCTCGAGCTGAAGCGCTTCATGCACAGTTTGCAGGTGAAGATAAACATTGCAGAAAAGAAGGACCACCCGAAGATGTACCTGTGGTCGAAGAAGTGGGAAAAGAGTCCACCGCGTGGAGATGGCAGTAGCAGTACGTCGATGGGTGGAGGTGATAAACATGGGGAAGGTGGAGATCAGCAACAGATGCCCCAGATACCGGTACCGGAAGCACCGATCGATCCGGCCGAATGTCAGGCGATCCTGCTCGATCACATCCAGAAGCAGCAGAACGATGCGATGGGACGGTTGCAAGCGATCGAGGCACAGATTATAG GACTGGAAGCATATGACGAAAAGGCAGACCTGCTGGAATCTCCCACCGCGAAGAACTATCCGAAAACGAAGCAAACCATCCATATGCTGCTGAACGATTTGCTGAAGATGAAAAAGATTGCCGAAATTCACACGGATTTGCATAATCTGTCGGTGCAGTGA
- the LOC126562980 gene encoding uncharacterized protein LOC126562980: MKQFVLIAVALVGLTAAQFPNGRTLDAPNPALCASRIIHERAPDGKGYFFSWRDPALRGVEKDWLDARNFCRQRCMDSVSVETSPENEWIKQRIVEGRQKYIWTSGRLCDFKGCDRPDLQPTNINGWFWTAELQKLAPTTVRNQNDWSEGGGIGKPQPDNRELIQGGASENCLAILNNFYDDGVHWHDVACHHVKPWVCEENDALLKYVKYSNPNLRI; the protein is encoded by the exons ATGAAGCAGTTCGTACTGATAGCCGTAGCCCTCGTCGGCCTTACGGCCGCCCAGTTCCCCAATGGCAGAACACTCGATGCACCGAACCCAGCTCTGTGTGCTAGCCGCATCATTCACGAACGTGCCCCGGACGGCAAAGG TTACTTCTTCTCGTGGCGCGATCCAGCACTACGGGGCGTGGAGAAGGATTGGCTGGACGCGAGAAATTTCTGCCGCCAGCGCTGCATGGACAGTGTGTCGGTGGAGACGAGCCCGGAAAATGAGTGGATCAAGCAGAGAATCGTGGAAGGGCGG CAAAAGTACATCTGGACCAGTGGCCGACTGTGCGACTTTAAGGGATGCGACCGTCCCGACCTGCAACCCACGAACATCAACGGCTGGTTCTGGACGGCCGAGCTCCAGAAGCTCGCCCCAACAACAGTGCGCAACCAGAACGATTGGTCGGAGGGTGGCGGCATCGGCAAACCTCAGCCAGACAACCGTGAACTGATCCAGGGCGGTGCGTCCGAAAACTGTTTGGCCATCCTGAACAACTTCTACGATGACGGTGTCCACTGGCACGATGTCGCCTGCCACCATGTGAAGCCGTGGGTGTGTGAAGAGAACGATGCACTGCTAAAGTACGTCAAGTACAGCAATCCAAACCTGCGCATCTAG